The Hyphomicrobiales bacterium genome has a window encoding:
- a CDS encoding Peptide ABC transporter substrate-binding protein — MSSRYIQDMVGNLKGGRLSRRSFIQKMAALGITAPIASQILAWNDVAMANATLEYKPTKAGGGGPLKMLLWQAPTLLNPHFASGTKDQIASRVFYEPLAGWDKEGNLIPQLAAEVPTKANGGLSEDGTTVTWKLKPGVKWHDGKPLTADDVVFTWEYAADPATAAYTSGAYTNIKVEKVDDLTVKVIFAKPTPFWADPFVGVAGMIIPKHHFGEYKGTKSREAPANLKPVGTGPYKFADFKPGDILTGTINTEYHVKNQPHFDTFEIKGGGDAVSAARAVLQTGEYDYAWDTLVEDEVLKRMETGGRGKISAASAGDIEFITLNTTDPWTEVDGERSSVKTKHPTLSDPAVRQAINLLIDRDSIQKFIYGRAGSATASFVNEPKQFKSQKLKYEFSIDKANKILDEAGWKKGSDGIREKDGKKLKYVYQTSINAPRQKVQAIIKQACQRAGIDLELKSVTASVFFSSDVANPDTYTKLYVDMEMYTTTQPQPDPERFLNQFVSWEVANKENKWLGRNVSRYTDPAADEAYKAAQKELDPAKRAALLIKVNEIFCEANVILPILSRKKVVASALNLAHDHSGWDVDTWNLAAWYRS, encoded by the coding sequence ATGAGCAGTCGGTATATCCAGGATATGGTCGGGAATCTGAAGGGCGGGCGCCTGTCGCGACGCTCCTTCATCCAGAAAATGGCGGCGCTGGGCATCACCGCGCCGATCGCGAGCCAGATCCTGGCCTGGAACGATGTCGCGATGGCGAACGCCACGCTCGAGTACAAGCCGACCAAGGCCGGTGGTGGTGGGCCGCTGAAGATGCTGCTCTGGCAGGCTCCGACCCTGCTCAACCCGCATTTCGCCTCGGGCACCAAGGACCAGATCGCCTCCCGCGTCTTCTACGAGCCGCTCGCCGGCTGGGACAAGGAAGGCAACCTCATCCCGCAGCTCGCCGCCGAGGTCCCGACCAAGGCCAATGGCGGCCTGTCCGAGGACGGCACCACCGTCACCTGGAAGCTGAAGCCGGGCGTGAAGTGGCATGACGGCAAGCCGCTGACGGCCGACGACGTGGTCTTCACCTGGGAATATGCCGCCGATCCGGCGACCGCCGCCTATACCTCGGGTGCCTACACCAACATCAAGGTCGAGAAGGTCGACGACCTCACCGTCAAGGTGATCTTCGCCAAGCCGACGCCGTTCTGGGCCGATCCTTTCGTCGGGGTCGCAGGCATGATCATCCCGAAGCATCATTTCGGCGAATACAAGGGCACCAAGTCGCGCGAGGCGCCGGCGAACCTCAAGCCGGTCGGCACTGGCCCCTACAAGTTTGCGGACTTCAAGCCGGGCGACATCCTGACCGGCACCATTAACACCGAGTATCACGTCAAGAACCAGCCGCATTTCGACACCTTCGAAATCAAGGGCGGTGGTGATGCGGTTTCGGCGGCGCGCGCCGTGCTGCAGACCGGCGAGTACGACTACGCTTGGGATACGCTCGTCGAGGACGAGGTCCTCAAGCGCATGGAAACCGGCGGCCGCGGCAAGATCAGCGCCGCTTCTGCGGGCGACATCGAGTTCATCACGCTGAACACGACCGATCCGTGGACCGAGGTCGATGGCGAGCGTTCCAGCGTCAAGACCAAGCATCCGACGCTGTCGGACCCGGCCGTTCGCCAGGCGATCAACCTCCTGATCGACCGCGACTCGATCCAGAAGTTCATCTACGGCCGTGCCGGTTCGGCGACGGCGAGCTTCGTCAACGAGCCCAAGCAGTTCAAGTCGCAGAAGCTGAAATACGAGTTCAGCATCGACAAGGCCAACAAGATCCTCGACGAGGCTGGTTGGAAGAAGGGCTCGGACGGCATCCGCGAAAAGGACGGCAAGAAGCTGAAGTATGTCTACCAGACCTCGATCAATGCCCCGCGTCAGAAGGTCCAGGCCATCATCAAGCAGGCCTGCCAGCGCGCCGGCATCGACCTCGAGCTCAAGTCGGTCACCGCCTCGGTGTTCTTCTCGTCGGACGTCGCTAACCCCGACACCTACACCAAGCTCTATGTCGACATGGAGATGTACACCACGACGCAGCCGCAGCCCGATCCGGAGCGCTTCCTCAACCAGTTCGTCTCCTGGGAGGTCGCCAACAAGGAGAACAAGTGGCTGGGACGCAACGTCTCGCGCTATACCGATCCGGCTGCCGACGAGGCCTACAAGGCCGCTCAGAAGGAGCTCGACCCGGCCAAGCGCGCCGCGCTGCTGATCAAGGTCAACGAGATCTTCTGCGAGGCCAACGTCATCCTGCCGATCCTGTCGCGGAAGAAGGTCGTCGCCTCGGCGCTTAACCTTGCGCACGACCATTCGGGCTGGGACGTCGATACCTGGAACCTCGCGGCCTGGTATCGCAGCTGA
- a CDS encoding Transcriptional regulator, with the protein MGIETKERGGRELESGAQVISGQLGKTIQRLRKAYNFSLSDLAEQSGVAKSIISQIERNETNPTLATIWRLSQALDISIERVLSSGEEEPFIEKTTRADTPILVSEDGKLRLAIIGWIKTVEWLQWYEVQAEPGGELDSEGHQRGSIESLSVTAGEFEVEVGDIVQRAKAGETLRYRCDRRHVVRCVGAEPGQALMVCILKAAVME; encoded by the coding sequence ATGGGAATCGAGACGAAAGAGCGCGGCGGGCGGGAGCTTGAATCCGGGGCTCAGGTCATCTCGGGTCAGCTCGGCAAGACGATCCAGCGCCTGCGCAAGGCCTACAACTTCTCGCTTTCGGACCTCGCCGAGCAATCGGGCGTCGCCAAGTCGATCATCAGCCAGATCGAGCGCAACGAAACCAACCCGACGCTGGCGACGATCTGGCGGCTCTCGCAGGCGCTCGACATCTCGATCGAGCGCGTCCTCTCCAGCGGCGAGGAAGAGCCCTTCATCGAGAAGACCACCCGCGCCGACACGCCCATTCTCGTTTCGGAAGACGGCAAGCTGCGCCTGGCCATCATCGGCTGGATCAAGACCGTCGAATGGCTGCAATGGTACGAGGTGCAGGCCGAGCCCGGCGGCGAGCTCGATTCCGAGGGCCATCAACGCGGCTCGATCGAATCGCTCTCGGTCACGGCCGGCGAGTTCGAGGTCGAGGTCGGCGACATCGTCCAGCGCGCCAAGGCAGGCGAGACGCTGCGCTACCGTTGCGACCGCCGCCATGTCGTCCGCTGCGTCGGAGCCGAGCCCGGACAGGCCCTGATGGTCTGCATTCTCAAGGCGGCGGTGATGGAATAA
- a CDS encoding conserved membrane hypothetical protein (Evidence 4 : Unknown function but conserved in other organisms) — MSPLLGITLKLISALAFTLMSAAIKSISTRYPTGEIVFIRSFFAMIPLLIWLAWRSELPAALKTSNLRGHLKRGIMGSTGMFCGFAALQFLPLSEAVAIGYAAPLAVVVLAALVLKEKVRIYRWTAVTIGFVGVLIMLSPHLGAGSHPVGGNAALGAALGLAGAFCSAFASVEVRLLTATERTGAIVFYFMLLTSLLGLSTILLGWNMPDLKDATLMVVIGILGGLGQILIVQAYRYGDASLIAPFEYSTMLWAVAIGWIWFGEWPATAILIGAFIVVTSGIYVILRERQLGLARREQREVGPSRMT; from the coding sequence TTGTCTCCTCTTCTCGGCATCACCCTCAAGCTGATCTCGGCGCTGGCCTTCACGCTGATGTCGGCGGCCATCAAGTCGATCTCGACGCGCTATCCGACGGGCGAAATCGTCTTCATCCGCTCCTTCTTCGCGATGATCCCGCTGCTCATCTGGCTCGCCTGGCGCTCCGAGCTGCCGGCGGCCCTGAAGACGAGCAACCTGCGCGGCCACCTCAAACGCGGCATCATGGGCTCGACCGGGATGTTCTGCGGCTTCGCGGCGCTGCAGTTCCTGCCGCTCTCGGAAGCCGTCGCCATCGGCTATGCCGCTCCGCTCGCCGTCGTCGTGCTCGCCGCGCTCGTGCTCAAGGAGAAGGTGCGCATCTATCGCTGGACGGCGGTGACGATCGGCTTCGTCGGCGTGCTCATCATGCTCTCGCCGCATCTTGGCGCCGGCAGCCATCCGGTCGGCGGCAATGCCGCGCTCGGTGCTGCGCTGGGGCTCGCCGGCGCCTTCTGCTCGGCCTTCGCCTCGGTCGAGGTCCGGCTTCTGACCGCGACGGAACGGACGGGCGCCATCGTCTTCTACTTCATGCTGCTGACCAGCCTGCTCGGCCTCTCGACCATCCTGCTGGGCTGGAACATGCCCGATCTCAAGGATGCGACCCTGATGGTCGTCATCGGCATCCTCGGCGGGCTCGGACAGATCCTGATCGTGCAGGCCTATCGCTACGGCGACGCCTCGCTGATCGCGCCCTTCGAGTATTCCACCATGCTCTGGGCCGTGGCGATCGGTTGGATCTGGTTCGGCGAATGGCCAGCGACGGCGATCCTGATCGGCGCCTTCATCGTCGTCACCTCCGGTATCTATGTGATCCTGCGCGAGCGCCAGCTCGGCCTCGCCCGGCGCGAGCAGCGCGAGGTCGGCCCCAGCCGCATGACCTGA
- a CDS encoding 3-oxoacyl-ACP reductase → MDLGIAGREAIVCASSKGLGRGCAEALAQAGCTVVINGRDAKTLEATASAIRAATGATVVAVVADVSTRAGQDALLAAAPNPDILVNNNGGPPPKPFRQVTREGLLEGVVQNMATPLELVQRVIDGMVERGFGRIINITSASVVTPLTGLDVSSAARAGLTAFLSGVAREVAHANVTINNILPGVFDTDRIKVATTKAAEMQGISMDEAVKRRLAAVPAGRLGTPDEFGKLCAFVASAHAGYLTGQNFLIDGGAFRGTF, encoded by the coding sequence ATGGATCTCGGAATTGCCGGCCGTGAGGCCATCGTCTGCGCCTCCAGCAAAGGGCTCGGCCGCGGCTGCGCCGAAGCATTGGCGCAGGCCGGCTGCACCGTCGTCATCAACGGCCGCGATGCCAAGACGCTCGAAGCCACCGCCAGCGCGATCCGCGCCGCGACGGGCGCGACCGTGGTCGCCGTCGTCGCCGACGTCTCGACCCGCGCCGGCCAGGACGCGCTCCTCGCCGCCGCCCCCAACCCCGACATCCTCGTCAACAACAATGGCGGCCCGCCGCCCAAGCCCTTCCGTCAGGTGACCCGCGAAGGGCTTCTCGAAGGCGTCGTCCAGAACATGGCGACCCCGCTGGAACTGGTGCAGCGCGTCATCGACGGCATGGTCGAGCGCGGCTTCGGCCGGATCATCAACATCACCTCGGCGAGTGTCGTGACCCCGCTGACCGGCCTCGACGTCTCCTCGGCGGCGCGCGCCGGCCTCACCGCCTTCCTCTCGGGCGTTGCCCGCGAGGTCGCGCATGCCAATGTCACCATCAACAACATCCTGCCGGGCGTCTTCGACACCGACCGGATCAAGGTCGCGACCACCAAGGCCGCCGAGATGCAGGGCATCAGCATGGACGAGGCCGTGAAGCGCAGGCTCGCCGCGGTGCCAGCCGGCCGCCTCGGCACGCCCGACGAATTCGGCAAGCTCTGCGCCTTCGTCGCCAGCGCCCATGCCGGCTACCTCACCGGCCAGAACTTCCTGATCGACGGCGGCGCCTTCCGCGGAACCTTCTGA
- a CDS encoding Phosphoglycerate mutase: MRRLMLLRHAKSNWPTGVADRDRPLAARGREAAPVMGRYLADELLLPDLVLISPAKRTVETWEMVAPMLPEKPATHYEPRIYEAKVERLLDVVQDVEGNVRTLLMIGHNPGFEELAHLLTGHGDRYAAARMSQKYPTCGLAVLDFAVEDWRDVAERGGRLDRFVTPASLGEGPDE; encoded by the coding sequence ATGCGACGCCTCATGCTTCTGCGCCACGCCAAGTCCAACTGGCCGACCGGTGTGGCCGACCGCGACCGGCCGCTTGCCGCACGCGGACGGGAAGCCGCTCCTGTCATGGGGCGCTATCTCGCCGACGAGCTGCTGCTGCCGGACCTCGTGCTGATCTCGCCGGCCAAGCGCACGGTCGAGACCTGGGAGATGGTGGCGCCGATGCTGCCCGAGAAGCCGGCGACGCATTACGAGCCGCGCATCTACGAGGCCAAGGTGGAGCGCCTGCTCGACGTCGTGCAGGACGTCGAGGGGAACGTCCGCACCCTGCTGATGATCGGCCACAACCCCGGCTTCGAGGAGTTGGCGCATCTGCTGACCGGCCATGGCGATCGCTATGCGGCGGCGCGGATGAGCCAGAAATACCCGACCTGCGGCCTCGCCGTGCTCGATTTCGCGGTCGAGGACTGGCGCGACGTGGCCGAGCGCGGCGGCCGGCTCGACCGCTTCGTCACCCCGGCGTCCCTGGGCGAAGGGCCGGACGAGTGA
- a CDS encoding AAA family ATPase — protein MRFAGTENYVATEDLTVAVNAAIRLERPLLVKGEPGTGKTVLAEEIAAALGAPLITWHIKSTTKAQQGLYEYDAVSRLRDSQLGDPRVSDIANYIKRGKLWEAFASPVRPVLLIDEIDKADIEFPNDLLLELDRMEFHVYETGETIKAVQRPVMIITSNNEKELPDAFLRRCFFHYIRFPDAETMQAIVEVHFPGIKKRLMEEALRLFFEVREVPGIKKKPSTSELLDWLKLLVAEDIGPEVLRERDPRKLIPPLHGALLKNEQDVSLFEKLAFMARRESR, from the coding sequence ATGCGTTTTGCCGGAACCGAGAACTACGTCGCGACCGAAGACCTCACCGTCGCCGTCAATGCCGCGATCCGGCTGGAGCGGCCGCTGCTGGTGAAGGGCGAGCCGGGAACCGGCAAGACCGTGCTGGCGGAGGAGATCGCGGCCGCGCTCGGCGCGCCGCTGATCACCTGGCACATCAAATCCACGACCAAGGCGCAGCAGGGCCTCTACGAGTACGATGCGGTGAGCCGCCTGCGCGACAGCCAGCTTGGCGATCCGCGCGTTTCCGACATTGCCAACTACATCAAGCGCGGCAAGCTCTGGGAGGCCTTTGCCTCGCCCGTCCGGCCGGTGCTGCTGATCGACGAGATCGACAAGGCCGATATCGAGTTCCCGAACGATCTGCTGCTCGAACTCGATCGCATGGAGTTCCACGTCTACGAGACCGGCGAGACGATCAAGGCGGTGCAGCGGCCGGTGATGATCATCACCTCGAACAACGAGAAGGAGCTGCCGGACGCCTTTCTGCGCCGCTGCTTCTTCCACTACATCCGCTTCCCCGATGCCGAGACGATGCAGGCGATCGTCGAGGTGCATTTCCCCGGCATCAAGAAGAGGCTGATGGAGGAGGCGCTGCGCCTGTTCTTCGAGGTGCGCGAAGTGCCCGGCATCAAGAAGAAGCCGTCGACCTCCGAGCTGCTCGACTGGCTGAAGCTGCTGGTCGCCGAGGATATCGGGCCGGAGGTGCTGCGCGAGCGCGATCCGCGCAAGCTGATCCCGCCGCTGCATGGCGCGCTGCTCAAGAACGAGCAGGACGTCTCGCTGTTCGAGAAGCTCGCCTTCATGGCGCGGCGCGAGAGCCGGTGA
- a CDS encoding hypothetical protein (Evidence 5 : Unknown function), which yields MDGPSERMTGRYPIPGDGENRISRGDLSPLA from the coding sequence ATGGACGGTCCTTCTGAGCGAATGACGGGACGCTACCCCATCCCGGGCGACGGCGAAAACCGCATTTCACGCGGCGATCTGAGCCCTCTGGCCTAA
- a CDS encoding Helix-turn-helix protein — MPDPLSQVIALLRPRAVFAKGISGAGRWGVRYTAFGQPSFCVVLEGRCRLAVDGEEPVALEAGDFVLLPATPAFTLSGFEPVTPRLVDPQVAASFTDEVRHGTQDGPADARLLGGYFLFDTPDAALLLSLLPRMIHIREVPRLATLVRLVAEEARGESAGRDLVLARLVEILLIETLRVARSSDAPPGLLLGLADARVADALRQIHGRPERPWTVAELARSAGMSRTAFFERFMRKVGLRPMEYLLAWRMALAKNLLSGGAVALDEVARQVGYGSASTFSTAFSRHVGQPPGRYARRQDGRSVPGRSPERRRTGSTR; from the coding sequence ATGCCTGACCCGCTCTCCCAGGTTATCGCCTTGCTGCGACCCCGCGCCGTATTCGCGAAAGGCATCAGCGGGGCCGGGCGCTGGGGCGTTCGCTACACTGCCTTCGGGCAGCCGAGCTTCTGCGTCGTGCTCGAAGGGCGCTGCCGGCTGGCGGTCGATGGCGAGGAGCCGGTTGCGCTGGAAGCGGGTGATTTCGTGCTGCTGCCGGCGACGCCGGCCTTCACGCTCTCGGGCTTCGAGCCGGTGACACCCCGGCTGGTCGATCCGCAGGTCGCGGCCTCCTTCACCGACGAGGTTCGGCATGGCACGCAGGACGGCCCCGCCGATGCCCGCCTGCTCGGCGGCTATTTTCTGTTCGATACGCCCGATGCCGCGCTGCTGCTGTCGCTGCTGCCGCGGATGATTCATATCCGCGAGGTGCCGCGCCTCGCGACCCTGGTGCGGCTCGTCGCCGAGGAGGCGCGCGGGGAGAGCGCGGGCCGCGATCTCGTGCTGGCCCGGCTCGTCGAGATCCTGCTGATCGAGACCTTGCGCGTCGCGCGGAGCAGCGACGCCCCGCCCGGCCTGCTGCTGGGGCTTGCCGATGCGCGCGTGGCCGATGCGCTCAGGCAGATCCATGGCCGGCCGGAGCGGCCCTGGACCGTGGCTGAACTCGCCCGTAGCGCCGGCATGTCGCGCACGGCCTTCTTCGAGCGTTTCATGCGCAAGGTCGGGTTGCGGCCGATGGAGTACCTATTGGCCTGGCGCATGGCTCTCGCCAAGAACCTGCTCTCCGGCGGCGCGGTGGCGCTCGACGAGGTCGCGCGGCAGGTCGGCTATGGCTCGGCCAGCACCTTCAGTACCGCTTTCAGCCGCCATGTCGGGCAGCCGCCGGGCCGCTATGCGCGTCGTCAGGACGGGCGCTCGGTGCCGGGCCGTTCTCCGGAGCGGCGACGAACCGGCTCGACGCGCTGA
- a CDS encoding Glycosyltransferase involved in cell wall bisynthesis, producing the protein MRVLVATDAWRPQVNGVVRSLERMIQAAPDFGATAQALTPEGFHQIGLPSYPDIRLALATRRALAARIAEFGPDHIHIATEGPIGWLTRAVCLAQKRPFTTSYHTRFPQYIAARWPIPERWSYGLLRRFHGAAAAVMVSTATVEEELRQHGFDKLVRWGRGVDLSLFHPRRQSLLDLPRPIFLSVGRVAVEKNLEAFLSLRLPGSKVVVGDGPARADLQRAYPDAHFLGVREGEELAAIYASSDVFVFPSLTDTFGIVLLEAAASGLPVAAFPVQGPRDVFAGSGAAVLDEDLRGAAMQALRVPRESCLELAARHSWASSAAQFYGHIRRVAQQAGYLPREAGAAAPSAFTAFANGCGVEGRELSRRLPA; encoded by the coding sequence ATGCGCGTCCTCGTCGCCACCGATGCCTGGCGCCCGCAGGTCAACGGGGTCGTGCGCTCTCTGGAGCGGATGATCCAGGCTGCGCCGGATTTCGGCGCGACGGCGCAGGCGCTCACGCCCGAGGGCTTTCACCAGATCGGCCTGCCGAGCTATCCCGATATCCGGCTGGCGCTAGCGACACGCCGGGCGCTTGCCGCTCGGATCGCAGAGTTCGGCCCGGACCATATCCACATCGCGACCGAAGGGCCGATCGGCTGGCTGACGCGGGCCGTGTGCCTGGCCCAGAAGCGCCCGTTCACGACGAGCTACCACACCCGTTTTCCGCAATATATCGCCGCGCGCTGGCCCATTCCCGAACGCTGGAGCTATGGGCTGCTGCGCCGCTTCCACGGCGCCGCCGCGGCGGTGATGGTCTCGACGGCGACGGTGGAGGAGGAGTTGCGCCAGCATGGCTTCGACAAGCTGGTGCGCTGGGGGCGGGGTGTCGACCTGTCGCTGTTCCACCCGCGCCGGCAGAGCCTGCTCGATCTGCCGCGGCCGATCTTCCTCAGCGTCGGCCGCGTGGCGGTCGAGAAGAATCTCGAGGCGTTCCTGTCGCTGCGGCTGCCGGGCAGCAAGGTCGTGGTCGGTGACGGCCCGGCCCGGGCCGATCTCCAGCGCGCCTATCCCGACGCGCATTTCCTCGGTGTCCGGGAGGGCGAGGAGCTGGCCGCGATCTATGCCTCGTCCGACGTCTTCGTCTTTCCGAGCCTGACCGACACCTTCGGCATCGTTCTGCTGGAGGCGGCGGCGAGCGGCCTGCCCGTCGCGGCATTCCCGGTTCAGGGGCCGCGGGATGTCTTCGCGGGGAGCGGCGCGGCCGTGCTCGACGAGGATCTGCGCGGAGCGGCCATGCAGGCGCTCAGGGTGCCGCGCGAATCCTGCCTGGAACTGGCAGCGCGCCATAGCTGGGCGAGCAGCGCGGCGCAGTTCTACGGCCATATCCGGCGCGTCGCCCAGCAGGCCGGCTATCTGCCGCGAGAGGCAGGTGCGGCGGCGCCGTCCGCCTTCACAGCCTTCGCGAACGGGTGTGGCGTGGAAGGGCGGGAGCTTTCGCGGCGCCTGCCGGCTTGA
- a CDS encoding Ser/Thr protein phosphatase family protein, UDP-2,3-diacylglucosamine hydrolase homolog, with product MGDEDDAKQVRSIFISDLHLGTRGAQADLLLEFLRAYDAPTIYLVGDIIDGWRLKSGWYFPQAHNDVIQKLLRKVRKGARLIYVTGNHDDFLRDFTGLQFGGITLVDDIVHETADGRRMLVIHGDLFDLVVRNAKWLALLGDWAYTVALALNMGLNKVRRWLQLPHWSLSAWAKHKVKNAVNYIGEFETCLAAEARRHNADGVICGHIHHAACREIDGLTYINTGDWVESCTAFVEHYDGRFELIRWPQGRLKGEAAVPVVVPASPVAVPDLVEAA from the coding sequence ATGGGCGACGAGGACGACGCGAAGCAGGTTCGCAGCATCTTCATCTCCGATCTGCATCTGGGGACCCGCGGGGCGCAGGCCGATCTCCTGCTCGAGTTCCTGCGGGCCTATGACGCGCCGACCATCTATCTCGTCGGCGACATCATCGATGGCTGGCGGCTGAAGAGCGGCTGGTATTTCCCGCAGGCCCACAATGACGTGATCCAGAAGCTGCTGCGCAAGGTGCGCAAGGGCGCGAGGCTGATCTACGTCACCGGCAACCACGACGATTTCCTGCGCGATTTCACCGGATTGCAGTTCGGCGGCATCACGCTGGTGGACGACATCGTTCATGAGACGGCCGACGGCAGGCGTATGCTGGTCATTCATGGCGACCTGTTCGACCTGGTGGTGCGCAACGCCAAATGGCTCGCGCTGCTCGGCGACTGGGCCTACACCGTCGCGCTCGCGCTCAACATGGGGCTCAACAAGGTGCGGCGCTGGCTGCAGCTGCCGCATTGGTCGCTCTCAGCCTGGGCCAAGCACAAGGTCAAGAACGCCGTGAACTATATCGGCGAGTTCGAGACCTGCCTTGCCGCCGAAGCGCGCCGGCACAATGCCGACGGCGTCATCTGCGGCCATATCCACCACGCCGCCTGCCGCGAGATCGACGGGCTAACCTACATCAACACCGGCGACTGGGTCGAAAGCTGCACGGCCTTCGTCGAACACTATGACGGGCGCTTCGAGCTGATCCGCTGGCCGCAGGGGCGGCTGAAGGGCGAGGCGGCGGTGCCGGTCGTCGTGCCGGCCAGCCCCGTGGCCGTACCGGATCTGGTCGAGGCGGCGTGA
- a CDS encoding Glutathione-regulated potassium-efflux system protein kefB produces the protein MAGTVDPSFYKDAVVVLATAGVVVPLAKSLKVNSIIAFVACGALLGPYGLGGLAAKLPLLSTITVSNAEALAGPAELGVAFLLFVIGLELSFERLMTMKRLVFGLGLGQVGLSAAAIGLVAFAIGQPAAAALIIGFGLALSSTAMVVELLAAKKRMTTSAGRTSFAILLCQDLAVIPLLFLISVLDAQNGSGSLLAGLAQAFIQAFAAIATIIVIGRLALRPLFRLVASTESTESFMAATLLTALGTGLIAAAAGLSMGLGAFIAGLLLAETEFRRAIEVTIDPFKSLLIGVFFLTVGMGVNPAEIAANPVAILAIAAGLLLVKAAIIFLLARQLRLSAATALETAIMVAPGGEFAFVLLNAATGTGLIDHNATSIVLAAVSLTMIALPLLARIARHLAQKLAPPVILPDEAAILPPDDHAPRAIVVGGGRVGRLVASMLDEHGKSYIVVDSDASLITAQRRAGRPAFYGDATKAEFLRLCGLDEATALIVTIDNSRAVDAIVQAARMLRPDIVIVARARDAAHARHLYEIGVNDAVPETIEASLQLSEAALVGLGVPMGLVIASVHERRDGFRAQLKPAGAAKAPALPRHTRSRRL, from the coding sequence GTGGCCGGAACAGTCGATCCTTCCTTCTACAAGGACGCCGTCGTCGTGCTTGCGACGGCGGGCGTGGTCGTGCCGCTTGCCAAGAGCCTCAAGGTCAATTCGATCATCGCCTTCGTCGCCTGCGGGGCGCTGCTCGGCCCTTACGGGCTGGGTGGCCTGGCGGCGAAGCTCCCTCTGCTGAGCACCATCACCGTCTCGAATGCCGAGGCCCTGGCGGGCCCGGCCGAGCTCGGCGTCGCCTTCCTGCTGTTCGTCATCGGGCTGGAGCTCTCCTTCGAGCGCCTGATGACGATGAAGCGCCTCGTCTTCGGCCTTGGGCTCGGCCAGGTCGGGCTCAGCGCGGCGGCCATCGGCCTCGTCGCCTTCGCCATCGGCCAGCCGGCGGCGGCAGCGCTCATCATCGGCTTCGGCCTCGCCCTCTCCTCGACCGCCATGGTCGTCGAGCTGCTGGCCGCCAAGAAGCGGATGACGACCTCGGCGGGGCGCACGAGCTTCGCGATCCTGCTCTGCCAGGATCTCGCGGTCATTCCTCTGCTGTTCCTGATCAGCGTGCTCGACGCGCAGAACGGCTCGGGCTCGCTGCTCGCCGGCCTGGCACAGGCCTTCATCCAGGCCTTCGCCGCGATCGCGACTATCATCGTCATCGGCCGCCTGGCATTGCGGCCGCTTTTCCGCCTCGTCGCCTCGACGGAATCGACCGAGAGCTTCATGGCCGCGACGCTGCTGACGGCGCTGGGCACCGGCCTGATCGCGGCCGCGGCCGGCCTCTCGATGGGGCTGGGCGCCTTCATTGCCGGGTTGCTGCTCGCGGAGACGGAATTCCGCCGTGCCATCGAGGTGACGATCGATCCGTTCAAGTCGCTGCTGATTGGCGTCTTCTTCCTCACCGTCGGCATGGGCGTGAATCCGGCCGAGATCGCCGCCAACCCCGTCGCCATCCTCGCGATCGCGGCCGGGCTGCTGCTGGTCAAGGCCGCGATCATCTTCCTCCTCGCCCGCCAGCTCCGCCTGTCGGCGGCAACCGCGCTGGAGACGGCGATCATGGTCGCGCCCGGCGGCGAATTCGCCTTCGTGCTTCTCAATGCCGCGACCGGCACCGGGCTGATCGACCACAACGCCACCAGCATCGTCCTCGCCGCCGTCTCGCTGACCATGATCGCGCTGCCGCTGCTCGCCCGCATCGCGCGCCATCTCGCGCAGAAGCTCGCGCCTCCCGTCATCCTGCCGGACGAGGCGGCGATCCTGCCGCCCGACGACCACGCCCCGCGCGCGATCGTGGTCGGCGGCGGCCGCGTCGGCCGGCTCGTCGCCTCGATGCTGGACGAGCACGGCAAATCCTACATCGTCGTCGACTCGGACGCCTCCCTGATCACCGCGCAGCGCCGCGCCGGCCGCCCCGCCTTCTACGGTGACGCGACGAAGGCGGAGTTCCTCCGTCTCTGCGGCCTGGACGAAGCGACGGCCCTGATCGTCACGATCGACAACTCGCGCGCCGTCGATGCTATCGTCCAGGCGGCGCGCATGCTGCGCCCCGATATCGTCATCGTCGCCCGCGCCCGCGATGCGGCCCATGCCCGCCACCTCTACGAGATCGGCGTCAACGACGCGGTGCCCGAGACGATCGAGGCCAGCCTGCAGCTTTCGGAGGCGGCATTGGTCGGCCTCGGCGTGCCGATGGGCCTCGTCATCGCTTCGGTTCACGAACGGCGCGACGGCTTCCGCGCCCAGCTCAAGCCGGCAGGCGCCGCGAAAGCTCCCGCCCTTCCACGCCACACCCGTTCGCGAAGGCTGTGA